The following proteins come from a genomic window of Spongiibacter tropicus DSM 19543:
- a CDS encoding alpha/beta fold hydrolase codes for MINGKLAELALTAERFSCGLRRHHCEVDGHRWHYLEGGSDTAETLVLLHGFGADKDNWNRFAGALRRDYHILVPDLPGFGENACLPGQDYSMRAQAERLHAFLQRRGVSRCHLAGSSMGGHLSAIYAYLYPEAVMSVGLYNNGGIKAPQPCKMELALAEGENLLLVTSEKDFERLIALVCEKKPFIPGLVRRHMARAAMARRNCIAGIFTQYQREIYGGLETVLDKLSQPVWVVWGTQDRVLEVSSCEVMRPLLPSAEFDIMDNTGHLPMLERPKLCAQRYRDFLRRRAQG; via the coding sequence ATGATAAATGGAAAACTGGCCGAGCTTGCGCTCACGGCCGAGCGATTTAGCTGTGGCCTACGGCGCCATCATTGCGAGGTGGACGGACACCGCTGGCACTATCTTGAGGGTGGTTCAGACACGGCGGAGACCTTGGTGCTGTTGCATGGTTTCGGCGCGGATAAAGACAACTGGAACCGCTTTGCGGGCGCTCTGCGACGCGATTACCACATTCTGGTTCCCGACCTGCCGGGCTTTGGCGAGAACGCCTGTCTGCCCGGCCAGGACTATTCTATGCGCGCGCAGGCCGAGCGCTTGCACGCCTTTCTGCAACGTCGAGGCGTCAGTCGCTGTCATCTTGCGGGAAGTTCTATGGGTGGTCACCTGTCAGCGATCTATGCCTATTTGTACCCGGAGGCTGTCATGTCGGTCGGCCTGTACAACAACGGCGGCATCAAGGCGCCACAGCCCTGCAAGATGGAGCTGGCGTTGGCTGAGGGAGAGAACCTGCTGTTGGTGACGTCCGAAAAGGACTTTGAGCGTCTGATCGCACTGGTCTGCGAGAAGAAGCCGTTTATTCCCGGCCTGGTGCGACGTCATATGGCGAGGGCCGCCATGGCAAGACGCAATTGCATCGCCGGTATTTTCACCCAGTATCAGCGGGAAATTTACGGCGGATTGGAGACTGTCCTCGACAAGCTCAGCCAGCCGGTATGGGTGGTGTGGGGCACGCAGGACCGCGTGCTGGAAGTCAGCAGTTGCGAGGTCATGAGGCCGTTACTGCCATCAGCCGAGTTTGACATTATGGATAACACGGGGCATCTGCCCATGCTGGAACGTCCGAAGCTCTGTGCGCAGCGCTATCGGGATTTTCTTCGTCGTCGCGCTCAGGGCTAG